Proteins encoded together in one Bos indicus isolate NIAB-ARS_2022 breed Sahiwal x Tharparkar chromosome 3, NIAB-ARS_B.indTharparkar_mat_pri_1.0, whole genome shotgun sequence window:
- the FDPS gene encoding farnesyl pyrophosphate synthase isoform X2 yields MNGDQKLDAYAQERQDFIQHFSQIVKVLTEEDIGHPEIGDAITRLKEVLEYNAIGGKYNRGLTVVITFRELVEPGKQDPDSLQRALTVGWCVELLQAFFLVSDDIMDSSLTRRGQTCWYQKPGIGLDAINDAFLLESSIYRLLKLYCREQPYYLDLIELFLQSSYQTEIGQTLDLITAPQGNVDLGRFTEKRYKSIVKYKTAFYSFYLPVAAAMYMAGIDGEKEHAHAKKILLEMGEFFQIQDDYLDLFGDPSMTGKIGTDIQDNKCSWLVVQCLQRASPEQRQILQENYGQKEAEKVARVKALYEEMNLSAVYMQYEEDSYNHIMGLIEQYAAPLPPAIFLGLAQKIYKRKK; encoded by the exons ATGAATGGAGACCAGAAATTGGACGCTTACGCCCAAGAAAGGCAGGATTTCATCCAGCACTTCTCCCAGATTGTCAAGGTGCTGACTGAGGAGGACATTGGGCATCCAGAGATAGGAGATGCCATTACCCGACTCAAGGAG GTCCTGGAGTACAATGCCATCGGAGGCAAGTACAATCGGGGTTTGACGGTGGTAATAACCTTCCGGGAGCTTGTGGAGCCTGGGAAACAAGATCCTGACAGTCTCCAGCGGGCCCTGACTGTGGGCTGGTGTGTGGAACTG CTCCAAGCCTTCTTCCTGGTGTCAGATGACATTATGGACTCATCCCTCACCCGACGGGGGCAGACCTGCTGGTATCAGAAG CCAGGCATAGGTTTGGATGCCATCAATGATGCTTTCCTTCTGGAATCATCCATCTACCGCCTGTTGAAGCTGTACTGTCGGGAGCAGCCCTATTACCTGGACCTGATCGAGCTCTTCCTGCAG AGTTCTTATCAAACTGAGATCGGACAGACCTTGGACCTCATCACAGCTCCCCAGGGCAACGTGGATCTTGGCAGATTCACAGAAAAGAG GTATAAGTCTATTGTCAAGTACAAGACAGCTTTCTACTCCTTTTACCTTCCTGTAGCTGCTGCCATGTATATG GCGGGCATTGATGGGGAGAAGGAGCATGCCCATGCCAAGAAGATCCTGCTGGAGATGGGAGAGTTCTTTCAGATTCAG GATGATTACCTCGATCTCTTTGGGGACCCCAGCATGACGGGTAAGATCGGCACAGACATCCAGGACAACAAGTGCAGCtggctggtggtccagtgtctgcAGCGGGCCTCTCCAGAGCAGCGCCAAATCCTGCAG GAGAACTATGGGCAGAAGGAGGCTGAGAAGGTGGCCCGAGTAAAGGCGCTCTACGAGGAGATGAATCTGTCGGCTGTGTACATGCAATACGAGGAAGACAGTTACAACCACATTATGGGTCTCATTGAGCAGTATGCTgcgcccctgcccccagccatcTTCCTGGGGTTAGCACAAAAGATCTACAAGCGGAAAAAGTGA
- the FDPS gene encoding farnesyl pyrophosphate synthase isoform X1, with protein sequence MPPPMLPLSRWLRSVGVFLLPAPCWVPQDRLLGPLQRPTLGHGCPVLGAWHSARCWRQAWTEEPRAFYSSLRMNGDQKLDAYAQERQDFIQHFSQIVKVLTEEDIGHPEIGDAITRLKEVLEYNAIGGKYNRGLTVVITFRELVEPGKQDPDSLQRALTVGWCVELLQAFFLVSDDIMDSSLTRRGQTCWYQKPGIGLDAINDAFLLESSIYRLLKLYCREQPYYLDLIELFLQSSYQTEIGQTLDLITAPQGNVDLGRFTEKRYKSIVKYKTAFYSFYLPVAAAMYMAGIDGEKEHAHAKKILLEMGEFFQIQDDYLDLFGDPSMTGKIGTDIQDNKCSWLVVQCLQRASPEQRQILQENYGQKEAEKVARVKALYEEMNLSAVYMQYEEDSYNHIMGLIEQYAAPLPPAIFLGLAQKIYKRKK encoded by the exons ATGCCACCTCCCATGCTGCCCCTGTCCCGCTGGCTGAGATCTGTGGGGGTCTTCTTGCTGCCAGCCCCGTGCTGGGTGCCCCAGGACAGGTTGCTGGGTCCCCTACAGCGACCCACCCTGGGGCACGGGTGCCCAGTCCTGGGGGCCTGGCACAGTGCCCGCTGCTGGCGGCaagcgtggacagaggagcctcg AGCATTTTACTCCTCCCTCAGAATGAATGGAGACCAGAAATTGGACGCTTACGCCCAAGAAAGGCAGGATTTCATCCAGCACTTCTCCCAGATTGTCAAGGTGCTGACTGAGGAGGACATTGGGCATCCAGAGATAGGAGATGCCATTACCCGACTCAAGGAG GTCCTGGAGTACAATGCCATCGGAGGCAAGTACAATCGGGGTTTGACGGTGGTAATAACCTTCCGGGAGCTTGTGGAGCCTGGGAAACAAGATCCTGACAGTCTCCAGCGGGCCCTGACTGTGGGCTGGTGTGTGGAACTG CTCCAAGCCTTCTTCCTGGTGTCAGATGACATTATGGACTCATCCCTCACCCGACGGGGGCAGACCTGCTGGTATCAGAAG CCAGGCATAGGTTTGGATGCCATCAATGATGCTTTCCTTCTGGAATCATCCATCTACCGCCTGTTGAAGCTGTACTGTCGGGAGCAGCCCTATTACCTGGACCTGATCGAGCTCTTCCTGCAG AGTTCTTATCAAACTGAGATCGGACAGACCTTGGACCTCATCACAGCTCCCCAGGGCAACGTGGATCTTGGCAGATTCACAGAAAAGAG GTATAAGTCTATTGTCAAGTACAAGACAGCTTTCTACTCCTTTTACCTTCCTGTAGCTGCTGCCATGTATATG GCGGGCATTGATGGGGAGAAGGAGCATGCCCATGCCAAGAAGATCCTGCTGGAGATGGGAGAGTTCTTTCAGATTCAG GATGATTACCTCGATCTCTTTGGGGACCCCAGCATGACGGGTAAGATCGGCACAGACATCCAGGACAACAAGTGCAGCtggctggtggtccagtgtctgcAGCGGGCCTCTCCAGAGCAGCGCCAAATCCTGCAG GAGAACTATGGGCAGAAGGAGGCTGAGAAGGTGGCCCGAGTAAAGGCGCTCTACGAGGAGATGAATCTGTCGGCTGTGTACATGCAATACGAGGAAGACAGTTACAACCACATTATGGGTCTCATTGAGCAGTATGCTgcgcccctgcccccagccatcTTCCTGGGGTTAGCACAAAAGATCTACAAGCGGAAAAAGTGA